A single genomic interval of Pomacea canaliculata isolate SZHN2017 linkage group LG5, ASM307304v1, whole genome shotgun sequence harbors:
- the LOC112563960 gene encoding LOW QUALITY PROTEIN: integrin alpha-4-like (The sequence of the model RefSeq protein was modified relative to this genomic sequence to represent the inferred CDS: deleted 2 bases in 2 codons) — MPAINDRYTSAVSLMLCFIMCCSGFNIDIESAVVHYGPNNTLFGYRAEFLKHANGYTSLLVSAPHFKPKKVNSSGVYFLCDPLQQICTSQTTVPSTDKKYINVSTFGEEEEMYGLTVLMVNKSTALVCGPLWSTSLDGRVAHRFAVGRCQLIPPGKSSWSPMTKDVSKYIGSFEIEGRLDCRDLKGLSLFGFSASHDGEENIVIGTPGYMGGKGSFGILTLGSGEFDMKETDLFDDEVDVYLGFAVANGNFCGEVKICFAVSNKMPDGKVYIVAREQHAVFRKVQLLLGPQSYSSFGFSLCAMDINGDGLSDLLVGAPTYSDDSTDPNRMTAVQSSSICSCGNLVKNVNLDGGRKSFARFGSAIGNIGDINQDSIQDVAVGAPQEDEGRGAVYIYLGSSKGPETTFSQRISGRDIGKGLFSFGSHISQPTSDISAYKYPDFIVGSPESNSLVVLRTRLIINARLNILTTASHINISSNPCLVKTKVDSFKTSGCMKLSLCLNYSSSFTSYPYENLPFDLTFQVDSLMTYDPYRRVRLYRGQGDSPLTMVKETVSVNVQKGYCMSFDAILMEVKKQNKTGRDHQNPFLPVKIEGNFTLNMTTLRGIVKPILNSSLPTSTSAELRFLTKCGEDQKCRPDLVLSGNVLHVPSEESLNLNVVNITSEVVLNLSVTNKQETAYGIRLIVSIQGEIQFRAADGDSGSHFICESKDNSEKSDDQRSFSNLFELATLESRGSIVRETSVRGSLSSTGGQLSRDTFNVTAEPYDMVHNPDEDMSDNRIILNSEKAIIADLQIFGENGRLIKKINTQWQIISIVLNEEEQNPWKWCFGICLEVLRDFDLIQNLVEMAPRPLAICMSTTPPTRIYRPPTRCLVTNNGPSFMPATHVNISLPYMDMEGRELVTSHKVMIKQPDGTIEQCLDVSLSNSAVVMTTHSSQAPSSSPSPQTSQKSNILLPQTTGSPGSEFVPLEIEPSRRRRRQAGNEMQDIFVNSTEDRDSTLRMDCDSYMCQIFQCSLPVLPRHAQAEINISIVFNSKLLPFSSKILNILYLSDSKVAEPSTPFFHRWTEPRSKNVDTVLRQVMSSHREINIWIIIGGVIGGLAALAIITVILRRLGFFRRADKLKLQRLKRESGYYDNRRRPPLNLTEQTAVEGK; from the exons ATGCCCGCCATCAATGACCGGTACACGTCTGCGGTGTCACTGATGTTGTGTTTCATCATGTGTTGCTCCGGTTTTAACATTGACATCGAGTCCGCAGTCGTCCATTATGGACCTAACAACACCTTGTTTGGATACCGTGCTGAGTTCCTCAAACACGCCAATGGTTATACAAG CTTGCTGGTGTCGGCTCCGCACTTTAAACCTAAGAAGGTGAATTCATCAGGAGTTTACTTTTTGTGTGATCCCCTGCAACAGATTTGTACCAGCCAGACGACCGTCCCATCTACGG ataaaaaatacattaatgtGAGCACATttggagaggaagaagaaatgtatGGCCTGACAGTGTTAATGGTCAACAAATCCACTGCTTTG GTGTGTGGACCGCTGTGGAGC ACCTCATTGGATGGAAGAGTAGCTCATCGTTTTGCAGTGGGGCGGTGCCAGCTGATTCCACCCGGGAAGTCTTCTTGGTCTCCCATGACGAAGGATGTCTCGAAGTACATTGGATCATTCGAGATAGAGGGGAGGTTGGATTGCAGGGACTTGAAAGGTCTGTCGCTGTTTGGCTTCTCCGCAAGTCATGATGG GGAAGAAAACATTGTCATCGGTACTCCAGGATATATGGGCGGAAAAG GGTCTTTTGGAATCCTTACACTGGGAAGTGGAGAATTCGATATGAAGGAAACTGATTTGTTTGACGATGAAGTTGATGTTTACTTAG GTTTTGCTGTTGCCAATGGAAATTTCTGTGGCGAagtgaaaatttgttttgcagtttCAAACAAAATGCCCGATGGAA AGGTCTACATTGTGGCCAGAGAACAACATGCAGTCTTCCGTAAAGTTCAGCTATTGTTAGGTCCACAG AGCTACTCCTCCTTCGGGTTCAGCCTGTGCGCCATGGACATCAATGGCGACGGTCTGTCTGACCTGCTGGTGGGAGCCCCGACCTACTCGGATGACAGCACCGACCCGAATCGTATGACTGCGGTACAGTCCTCGTCTATCTGCAGCTGC GGTAACCTTGTAAAGAATGTTAACCTGGATGGTGGCAGAAAAAGCTTCGCTCGTTTCGGATCAGCTATAGGAAATATTGGCGACATCAATCAGGACTCGATACAAG ATGTGGCTGTCGGCGCCCCACAAGAAGATGAAGGAAGGGGAGCAGTGTACATATACCTGGGGAGTTCAAAAGGACCGGAAACGACCTTCTCACAACGGATCTCTGGGCGAGATATTGGGAAAGGATTGTTCTCTTTCGGGTCTCACATATCGCAGCCCACTTCAGACATAAGCGCTTATAAATATCCAG aCTTTATAGTCGGAAGTCCTGAAAGCAACTCC CTGGTAGTTCTCCGCACCCGACTGATCATCAATGCAAGACTGAATATCCTCACAACAGCTAGCCATATAAACATCTCCAGCAACCCCTGTCTCGTCAAAACCAAAGTGGATAGCTTCAAGACCAGTGGATGTATGAAACTAAGTTTATGCCTAAACTACTCCTCCAGCTTCACAAGTTATCCATATGAAAATCTTC CCTTTGACCTGACGTTTCAAGTCGATTCTCTGATGACCTATGACCCGTATAGGCGAGTACGGCTGTACAGAGGTCAAGGGGACTCCCCATTGACGATGGTTAAGGAAACTGTGTCCGTCAACGTGCAGAAAGGTTACTGCATGTCATTCGATGCCATACTCATGgaggtaaaaaaacaaaacaaaactg GACGAGATCACCAGAATCCTTTTTTACCCGTGAAAATAGAAGGAAATTTTACTCTAAATATGACAACCTTGCGTGGAATTGTGAAACCCATTTTGAACTCATCTCTTCCAACCAGCACATCGGCTGAG CTGCGATTTCTGACCAAGTGTGGCGAGGATCAGAAATGCAGACCGGACTTGGTTTTGTCGGGAAACGTGCTCCACGTGCCTTCAGAAGAAAGTCTGAATCTGAATGTTGTCAACATCACGAGTGAAGTGGTGTTAAACCTCTCTGTCACCAACAAACAGGAAACAGCTTACGGGATCAGGCTGATAGTCAGCATACAAGGAGAGATTCAATTTCGAGCTGCAG ATGGTGATAGCGgttcacattttatttgtgaaagCAAAGACAACTCAGAAAAGAGTGATGATCAGAGGTCCTTTAGTAACTTGTTTGAACTGGCTACGCTTGAATCAAGGGGGAGCATTGTCCGTGAAACTTCTGTTCGAGGCAGCCTCAGTTCCACTGGAGGCCAGCTCTCCCGTGATACCTTCAATGTTACAGCCGAGCCCTACGACATGGTTCATAATCCAGATGAAGATATGAGTGACAATAGGATCATTTTAAACTCCGAAAAGGCTATCATTGCGGACCTACAAATATTTGG tgaGAATGGAAGACTAATAAAGAAGATTAATACTCAATGGCAGATAATCTCCATAGTACTGAACGAGGAAGAACAGAATCCGTGGAAGTGGTGCTTTGGCATCTGTTTGGAGGTTCTACGAGACTTTGACCTTATTCAAAATCTTGTGGAGATGG CTCCTCGACCCCTCGCTATCTGTATGTCTACGACTCCGCCCACACGGATCTACAGGCCGCCCACACGCTGCTTGGTAACCAATAACGGCCCGAGTTTCATGCCCGCTACTCACGTGAACATAAGCCTTCCATATATGGACATGGAGGGCAGGgaacttgtgacgtcacacaaagtGATG ATAAAACAACCAGATGGAACCATAGAGCAGTGTCTTGATGTCAGCTTATCAAACTCAGCTGTGGTAATGACAACACACTCGTCTCaagcaccatcatcatcaccatcaccacagaCATCCCAGAAATCAAACATTCTTCTGCCTCAGACCACAGGCAGCCCGGGGTCGGAGTTCGTGCCCCTCGAAATAGAGCCATCACGTCGCCGCCGTCGTCAAGCTGGGAACGAGATGCAGGACATCTTCGTGAACTCGACTGAAGACAGAGACAGCACACTGCGAATG GACTGTGACAGCTACATGTGTCAGATATTCCAGTGCAGCCTTCCTGTACTCCCGAGACATGCACAGGCTGAGATTAATATCTCCATTGTTTTCAACAGCAAACTCTTGCCTTTCTCCAGT